In Brevundimonas sp. SGAir0440, one DNA window encodes the following:
- the rpsK gene encoding 30S ribosomal protein S11 translates to MAKEPGRVKKRERKNITSGVAHVNASFNNTMITITDAQGNAISWSSAGHMGFKGSRKSTPYAAQMAAEDAGKKAQEHGVKTLEVNVSGPGSGRESALRALQSVGLTITTIRDVTPMPHNGCRPPKRRRV, encoded by the coding sequence ATGGCCAAGGAACCGGGTCGCGTAAAGAAGCGCGAGCGCAAGAACATCACCTCGGGCGTCGCCCACGTGAATGCTTCGTTCAACAACACCATGATCACGATCACCGATGCCCAAGGCAACGCGATCTCGTGGTCTTCGGCGGGTCACATGGGCTTCAAGGGTTCGCGTAAGTCGACTCCTTACGCCGCTCAGATGGCTGCGGAAGACGCTGGCAAGAAGGCCCAGGAACACGGCGTGAAGACGCTGGAAGTGAACGTTTCGGGTCCGGGCTCCGGCCGTGAATCGGCCCTGCGCGCGCTGCAGTCGGTCGGTCTGACGATCACGACGATCCGCGACGTCACGCCGATGCCGCACAATGGTTGCCGTCCGCCCAAGCGTCGTCGCGTCTAA
- the rpsM gene encoding 30S ribosomal protein S13, translated as MARIAGVNIPTNKRVEIALQYIHGIGPAAAKDITEKVGIEPARRVNQLTDAEVLSIRETIDKDHTVEGDLRRETSMNIKRLMDLACYRGLRHRKGLPVRGQRTHTNARTRKGPAKPIAGKKK; from the coding sequence GTGGCCCGTATTGCTGGCGTCAACATCCCGACCAACAAGCGCGTAGAGATCGCGCTTCAGTATATCCATGGCATCGGCCCGGCCGCCGCCAAGGACATCACCGAAAAGGTGGGCATCGAGCCCGCCCGCCGGGTGAACCAGCTGACGGACGCCGAAGTCCTGTCGATCCGCGAAACGATCGACAAGGATCACACCGTCGAGGGCGACCTGCGCCGCGAGACGTCGATGAACATCAAGCGTCTGATGGATCTGGCCTGCTATCGCGGCCTGCGTCACCGCAAGGGCCTGCCGGTCCGCGGTCAGCGCACCCACACGAACGCCCGCACCCGCAAGGGTCCCGCCAAGCCGATCGCCGGCAAGAAGAAGTAA
- a CDS encoding energy transducer TonB, whose product MTQLDDPKPEKTRLRRWRMAAIFVAVAVAEIGLFLLLGQVRAPAPAPVVEPPPFEVVLYDPPPPISNEPPAPETGGGAPAAPSVIHTPPPPPKERPREVPALPVKAPEPAPVVGVAPAPSPQPGFGQGGQGTGSGSGVGSGAGPGSGSTGPRLVTGPTIGQIRANHPPGARSRYGRVELSCVIRLDSRLDGCRVVQETPPGLGFGAAGLQVSGYFRFQPPTEDGRPVEGQRVTVGVDFGRPPR is encoded by the coding sequence ATGACCCAGTTGGACGATCCTAAACCCGAAAAGACCCGCCTGCGTCGCTGGCGCATGGCGGCCATATTCGTCGCCGTCGCGGTCGCCGAGATCGGCCTGTTCCTGTTGCTGGGGCAGGTGAGGGCACCGGCCCCGGCGCCTGTGGTGGAGCCGCCTCCGTTCGAGGTCGTCCTCTACGATCCGCCGCCCCCGATTTCCAACGAACCCCCGGCGCCCGAGACCGGCGGCGGCGCCCCCGCTGCGCCATCCGTCATTCACACGCCGCCGCCTCCGCCGAAGGAACGCCCGCGCGAAGTTCCGGCGCTGCCCGTCAAGGCGCCGGAGCCTGCGCCCGTTGTCGGGGTCGCGCCGGCGCCGTCACCGCAACCCGGCTTCGGTCAGGGCGGGCAGGGGACAGGCAGCGGATCCGGCGTCGGCTCTGGGGCCGGCCCCGGCAGCGGCTCGACCGGACCGCGGCTGGTTACAGGCCCCACCATCGGCCAGATTCGCGCCAACCACCCGCCCGGCGCCCGCAGCCGTTACGGCCGGGTCGAACTGTCCTGCGTCATTCGCCTGGACAGCCGGCTGGACGGTTGTCGCGTGGTTCAAGAGACGCCCCCCGGCCTGGGCTTCGGCGCGGCCGGCTTGCAGGTGTCGGGCTATTTCCGCTTCCAGCCGCCGACCGAAGACGGTCGACCGGTCGAGGGCCAGCGGGTCACGGTCGGCGTCGATTTCGGCCGCCCGCCACGCTGA
- a CDS encoding adenylate kinase has translation MNLILFGPPAAGKGTQAKRLVEEKGMVQLSTGDMLRAAIASGSELGLKVKDVLARGDLVTDEIVIALIEDRLTEAEAAGGAIFDGFPRTVAQAEALDEMLAKRGVQIDAVVRLKVDDAALTERIAKRFAEQGRPDDNPESFKVRLEAYNRNTAPLLPYYEAQGKLTEADGMGSIESVAKAIDEALA, from the coding sequence ATGAACTTGATCCTGTTCGGACCGCCGGCGGCGGGCAAGGGCACCCAGGCCAAGCGGCTGGTGGAAGAGAAGGGCATGGTCCAGCTCTCCACCGGCGACATGCTGCGCGCAGCCATCGCCTCGGGCTCGGAGCTGGGGCTCAAGGTCAAGGACGTGCTGGCGCGCGGCGATCTGGTCACCGACGAGATCGTCATCGCCCTGATCGAAGATCGTCTGACGGAGGCTGAGGCTGCTGGCGGCGCCATCTTCGACGGCTTCCCCCGCACCGTGGCCCAGGCCGAGGCGCTGGACGAGATGCTGGCCAAGCGCGGTGTTCAGATCGACGCCGTCGTTCGCCTGAAGGTTGACGACGCCGCCCTGACCGAACGGATCGCCAAGCGCTTCGCTGAACAGGGCCGTCCGGACGACAATCCGGAATCCTTTAAGGTCCGGCTCGAGGCCTACAACCGCAACACCGCACCTCTGCTTCCCTACTACGAAGCCCAAGGCAAATTGACCGAGGCCGACGGCATGGGCTCGATCGAGTCCGTCGCCAAGGCGATCGACGAGGCCCTGGCCTGA
- the secY gene encoding preprotein translocase subunit SecY, translating into MASAAEQLAANMNMGSFAKATELHKRLLFTLGALLVYRIGTYVPIPGINSQAFLQFFQNPDGQRGILDMFNMFSGGAVERMAIFALNVMPYISASIIVQLMGTVYPPWEKLKKEGGESGRKQLNQYTRYLTVFLALAQSFGIAAGLNSTAGLVDNPGIFFIISTVVTLTGGTMFLMWLGEQVTARGVGNGISLIIFAGIVAVLPSTIARLLGLAQQGQMSAFALLFIAILAVATVVFIVFMERAQRRLLIQYPKRQEGNRMAGGERSFLPLKVNTAGVIPPIFASSLLMLPTTVATMTANADLPSWMSWLPLVTAQLTHGQPLFMALYAALIVFFCFFYTSITFNPEDTAENLRKYGGFLPGIRPGKRTAEYLDYVLTRLTVIGAAYITAVCLLPEFIVSQFGNSLYFGGTSILIVVSVTMDTVAQIQSQLLAHQYEGLIKKAKLRGRGGRGAPTPVRR; encoded by the coding sequence ATGGCTTCGGCCGCAGAACAACTCGCCGCCAATATGAACATGGGCTCGTTCGCGAAAGCGACCGAGCTGCATAAACGCCTGCTGTTCACGCTGGGCGCGCTTCTGGTCTATCGCATCGGCACCTATGTGCCGATCCCGGGCATCAACTCACAGGCCTTCCTGCAGTTCTTCCAGAACCCGGACGGTCAGCGCGGCATCCTGGACATGTTCAACATGTTCTCGGGCGGCGCGGTCGAGCGTATGGCCATCTTCGCCCTGAACGTGATGCCCTACATCTCGGCCTCGATCATCGTGCAGCTGATGGGCACGGTGTATCCGCCCTGGGAGAAGCTGAAGAAGGAAGGCGGCGAAAGCGGCCGCAAGCAGCTGAACCAATACACCCGCTATCTGACGGTGTTCCTGGCGCTGGCGCAGTCCTTCGGCATCGCGGCGGGCCTGAACAGCACGGCCGGCCTGGTCGACAACCCTGGCATCTTCTTCATCATCTCGACGGTCGTGACCCTGACCGGCGGCACCATGTTCCTGATGTGGCTGGGCGAGCAGGTGACGGCGCGCGGCGTCGGCAACGGCATCTCGCTGATCATCTTCGCCGGTATCGTGGCCGTTCTGCCGTCCACCATCGCCCGCCTGCTGGGCCTGGCCCAGCAGGGCCAGATGTCGGCCTTCGCCCTGCTGTTCATCGCCATCCTGGCCGTGGCCACCGTGGTCTTCATCGTCTTCATGGAACGCGCCCAGCGCCGTCTTCTGATCCAGTATCCGAAGCGCCAGGAAGGCAACCGCATGGCTGGCGGCGAGCGTTCGTTCCTGCCGCTGAAGGTCAACACCGCCGGCGTGATCCCGCCGATCTTCGCCTCGTCGCTGCTGATGCTGCCGACGACGGTTGCGACCATGACGGCCAACGCCGACCTGCCCAGCTGGATGAGCTGGCTGCCGCTGGTGACGGCGCAGCTGACGCACGGCCAGCCGCTGTTCATGGCGTTGTATGCTGCCCTGATCGTCTTCTTCTGCTTCTTCTACACCTCGATCACCTTCAATCCCGAAGACACGGCCGAGAACCTGCGGAAATACGGCGGCTTTCTGCCGGGCATCCGTCCGGGCAAGCGCACGGCTGAATATCTGGACTATGTACTGACCCGCCTGACCGTGATCGGCGCCGCCTACATCACCGCCGTCTGCCTGCTGCCGGAGTTCATCGTCAGCCAGTTCGGCAACAGCCTGTACTTTGGCGGAACGTCTATCTTGATCGTGGTCTCGGTCACCATGGACACTGTGGCCCAGATCCAGTCCCAACTGCTGGCGCACCAGTATGAAGGCCTGATCAAGAAGGCCAAGCTGCGCGGTCGTGGCGGTCGCGGCGCTCCCACGCCCGTTCGCCGCTAA
- the rplO gene encoding 50S ribosomal protein L15 — translation MKLNEIRDNEGAHKKRMRVGRGPGSGKGKTAGRGVKGQKSRSGVAIGGFEGGQMPLYMRMPKRGFNNANALKLAEVNLWRLQDAVDAGKLDAKSELKGDALVAAGVIRRVKDGVRLLGTGELKQALNLVVWSATAGAKKAIEAAGGSVVEQRIEAEAKAAARVEKRNAAKGKAPAAKAPRGDENKISARTKRTAAKA, via the coding sequence ATGAAACTGAACGAAATCCGCGACAACGAAGGCGCCCACAAGAAGCGCATGCGCGTCGGCCGTGGCCCCGGTTCGGGCAAGGGCAAGACCGCTGGCCGTGGCGTCAAGGGTCAGAAGTCGCGTTCGGGCGTCGCCATCGGCGGCTTCGAAGGCGGCCAAATGCCGCTGTACATGCGTATGCCCAAGCGCGGCTTCAACAACGCCAATGCTCTGAAGCTGGCTGAAGTGAACCTGTGGCGCCTGCAGGACGCCGTGGACGCCGGCAAGCTGGACGCCAAGTCCGAACTGAAGGGCGATGCCCTGGTCGCCGCCGGCGTGATCCGTCGCGTCAAGGACGGCGTGCGTCTGCTGGGCACCGGCGAGCTGAAGCAAGCGTTGAACCTGGTCGTCTGGTCGGCCACCGCCGGCGCCAAGAAGGCCATCGAGGCCGCTGGCGGCTCGGTCGTCGAGCAACGCATCGAAGCCGAAGCCAAGGCCGCCGCGCGCGTCGAGAAGCGCAACGCCGCCAAGGGCAAGGCTCCGGCCGCCAAGGCACCGCGCGGCGACGAGAACAAGATCTCGGCCCGCACCAAGCGCACCGCCGCCAAAGCCTAA
- the rpmD gene encoding 50S ribosomal protein L30, with the protein MAEKKTLTVKQTGSPIRRKSDQRATLVGLGLNRLGRESTLEDTPSVRGMIAKVAHLTEIVEK; encoded by the coding sequence ATGGCTGAGAAGAAAACCCTCACCGTCAAGCAGACCGGTTCGCCGATCCGCCGCAAGAGCGACCAACGCGCCACTCTGGTGGGTCTGGGTCTGAACCGCCTAGGTCGTGAATCGACCCTGGAAGACACGCCTTCGGTTCGCGGGATGATCGCCAAGGTCGCCCACCTGACCGAGATCGTCGAAAAGTAA
- the rpsE gene encoding 30S ribosomal protein S5, with the protein MAQQPQRGGGGNDRNRRDNRNGPAVDGPDSDIVEKLVHINRVAATVKGGRRFSFAALMVVGDGKGRVGFGHGKAREVPEAIRKATEEAKKTMIRVPLRENRTLHHDGNGRWGAGKIMMRAAPPGTGVIAGGPMRAVLETLGVQDVVGKSTGSSNPYNMIRATFEALKVQSSPRQVASKRGKKVADLMGRRNDGASAPEAVES; encoded by the coding sequence ATGGCGCAACAACCCCAACGCGGCGGCGGCGGCAACGATCGCAACCGTCGTGACAACCGCAACGGTCCCGCTGTCGATGGTCCGGATTCCGACATCGTCGAGAAGCTGGTTCACATCAACCGCGTCGCCGCCACCGTCAAAGGCGGCCGTCGCTTCAGCTTCGCAGCCCTGATGGTCGTCGGCGACGGCAAGGGTCGCGTCGGCTTCGGTCACGGCAAGGCGCGCGAAGTGCCGGAAGCCATCCGCAAGGCGACCGAAGAAGCCAAGAAGACGATGATCCGCGTTCCGCTGCGCGAGAACCGCACGCTGCATCACGACGGCAACGGCCGTTGGGGCGCCGGCAAGATCATGATGCGCGCCGCCCCTCCCGGGACCGGCGTCATCGCGGGCGGTCCGATGCGCGCCGTGCTCGAAACCCTCGGCGTCCAGGACGTCGTGGGCAAGTCGACCGGTTCGTCGAACCCCTACAACATGATCCGCGCGACGTTCGAAGCGCTGAAGGTCCAGTCCTCGCCCCGTCAAGTCGCGTCCAAGCGCGGCAAGAAGGTCGCGGATCTGATGGGCCGCCGCAACGACGGCGCCTCGGCGCCCGAAGCCGTGGAGTCCTAA
- the rplR gene encoding 50S ribosomal protein L18, translating to MALSLRQQAKRRSERTRRRLKAVANGRLRLSVYRSDKNISAQIIDDAQGVTVVAASSLEGGKGKRGSDTAAAAAIGKLIAERAIEKGVKDVVFDRGEYIYHGRVKALAEAAREAGLNF from the coding sequence ATGGCTCTTTCTCTTCGACAACAAGCCAAGCGTCGCTCGGAGCGCACGCGTCGCCGCCTGAAGGCTGTCGCCAACGGTCGTCTGCGCCTGTCGGTCTACCGTTCGGACAAGAACATCTCGGCCCAGATCATCGACGACGCCCAGGGCGTGACCGTCGTGGCTGCCTCGTCGCTGGAAGGCGGCAAGGGCAAGCGCGGTTCGGACACGGCTGCGGCCGCCGCGATCGGCAAGCTGATCGCCGAACGCGCCATCGAGAAGGGCGTCAAGGACGTCGTCTTCGACCGTGGCGAGTACATCTATCATGGACGGGTGAAGGCGCTGGCGGAAGCCGCGCGTGAAGCCGGCCTGAACTTCTAA
- the rplF gene encoding 50S ribosomal protein L6, translating to MSRIGKKTIAVPKGVTVTLDGQNITVKGPKGERAWTVADEIEVKQEGDEVSLTPRSDTPRARAMWGLSRTLVDNMITGVTSGFEKSLELVGVGYRAAMKGDALSLQLGFSHEVDIAPPSGVSFAVPKQTEIKISGADKQAVGQIAAVIRKLRPPEPYKGKGVRYAGETVRRKEGKKK from the coding sequence ATGTCCCGTATTGGCAAGAAAACCATCGCCGTGCCGAAGGGCGTGACTGTCACGCTCGACGGCCAGAACATCACCGTCAAGGGACCCAAGGGCGAACGCGCCTGGACCGTCGCCGACGAGATCGAAGTCAAGCAGGAAGGCGACGAAGTCTCGCTGACCCCGCGTTCGGACACGCCTCGCGCTCGCGCGATGTGGGGTCTGTCGCGCACCCTGGTCGACAACATGATCACGGGCGTCACCTCGGGCTTCGAGAAGTCGCTGGAGCTGGTCGGCGTGGGTTACCGCGCCGCGATGAAGGGCGACGCCCTGTCGCTGCAACTCGGCTTCTCGCACGAAGTCGACATCGCTCCGCCGTCGGGCGTCAGCTTCGCCGTGCCGAAGCAGACCGAGATCAAGATCTCGGGCGCTGACAAGCAAGCCGTCGGTCAGATCGCCGCGGTCATCCGCAAGCTGCGTCCGCCTGAGCCCTATAAGGGCAAGGGCGTCCGTTATGCGGGCGAGACCGTCCGTCGCAAGGAAGGCAAGAAGAAGTAA
- the rpsH gene encoding 30S ribosomal protein S8, with amino-acid sequence MMINDPLSDMIARIKNAATRKRSKVLTPASRLRQRVLDVLQDEGYIRGYNLVQNPGEFPQFEIELKYFDGQPVIAEIARVSKPGRRVYSAIGDLKPVKNGLGISILSTSKGVMSDASARDANVGGEVLCRVY; translated from the coding sequence ATGATGATCAACGATCCCCTGAGCGACATGATCGCTCGCATCAAGAACGCGGCGACCCGCAAGCGTTCCAAGGTGCTGACCCCGGCCTCGCGTCTGCGCCAGCGCGTCCTCGACGTGCTGCAGGACGAAGGCTACATCCGCGGCTACAACCTGGTTCAGAACCCGGGTGAGTTTCCGCAGTTCGAGATCGAGCTGAAGTACTTCGACGGTCAGCCCGTCATCGCCGAGATCGCGCGCGTGTCCAAGCCGGGCCGCCGCGTCTATTCGGCGATCGGCGATCTGAAGCCCGTCAAGAACGGCCTCGGCATCTCGATCCTCTCGACTTCGAAGGGCGTCATGTCCGACGCTTCCGCCCGCGACGCTAACGTCGGCGGCGAAGTCCTCTGCAGGGTCTACTGA
- the rpsN gene encoding 30S ribosomal protein S14: protein MAKKSAVNRNEAVKALVAKYAAKRAALKATANDENLPLEERFEARLQLAALPRNSAPSRIRNRCEVTGRPRAFYRKLKMSRIALRELGNLGQIPGLTKSSW, encoded by the coding sequence ATGGCTAAGAAAAGCGCCGTAAACCGCAACGAAGCCGTCAAGGCCCTGGTTGCGAAGTATGCCGCGAAGCGGGCCGCCCTGAAGGCGACCGCCAACGACGAAAACCTGCCGCTGGAGGAGCGCTTCGAGGCGCGCCTGCAACTGGCCGCCCTGCCGCGCAACTCCGCGCCGAGCCGCATTCGCAACCGCTGCGAAGTGACGGGTCGTCCGCGGGCGTTCTACCGCAAGCTCAAGATGAGCCGTATTGCGCTGCGTGAACTGGGCAACCTGGGCCAGATTCCCGGCCTGACGAAGTCCAGCTGGTAA
- the rplE gene encoding 50S ribosomal protein L5, with the protein MATEKYTPRLKDEYHARIRQVMKEKFGYTNEMQVPKLDKIVLNMGIGEAVADSKKANTALKDLTAIAGQKAVATKARNSIAGFKLREGMVIGGKVTLRGDQMYEFLDRFITIALPRVKDFRGLKGTSFDGRGNYATGLKEHIVFPEINYDQIDQMWGMDIVVCTTAKTDEEAKALLTEFKFPFVKN; encoded by the coding sequence ATGGCTACCGAGAAGTACACCCCGCGCCTCAAGGACGAGTATCACGCTCGCATCCGCCAGGTGATGAAGGAAAAGTTCGGCTACACGAACGAAATGCAGGTGCCCAAGCTGGACAAGATCGTCCTGAACATGGGCATCGGCGAAGCCGTCGCGGACTCCAAGAAGGCGAACACCGCCCTCAAGGATCTGACCGCCATCGCCGGTCAGAAGGCCGTCGCCACCAAGGCCCGTAACTCCATCGCCGGCTTCAAGCTGCGCGAAGGCATGGTCATCGGCGGCAAGGTCACCCTGCGCGGCGACCAGATGTACGAGTTCCTGGACCGGTTCATCACGATCGCGCTGCCGCGCGTGAAAGATTTCCGTGGTCTGAAGGGCACGTCCTTCGATGGTCGCGGCAACTACGCCACGGGTCTGAAGGAGCACATCGTGTTCCCGGAGATCAACTACGACCAGATCGATCAGATGTGGGGCATGGACATTGTCGTCTGCACCACGGCCAAGACCGATGAGGAAGCCAAGGCTCTCCTCACCGAGTTCAAGTTCCCGTTCGTGAAGAACTGA
- the rplX gene encoding 50S ribosomal protein L24 translates to MAAKIKKGDRVVVLTGKDKGRTGNVLKVLPTENRVLVEGVNMVQRHTRPSQADPQGGIKNKEASLHLSNVAIADANGKATRVGFKIDGDKKVRIAKTTGDVI, encoded by the coding sequence ATGGCCGCCAAGATCAAGAAGGGCGACCGCGTCGTCGTCCTCACCGGCAAGGACAAGGGCCGCACGGGTAACGTGCTGAAGGTCCTGCCCACCGAAAACCGCGTCCTCGTCGAAGGCGTCAACATGGTTCAGCGCCACACGCGGCCGAGCCAAGCTGACCCGCAGGGCGGCATCAAGAACAAGGAAGCCTCGCTTCACCTGTCGAACGTCGCGATCGCCGACGCCAACGGCAAGGCGACCCGCGTCGGCTTCAAGATCGATGGGGACAAGAAGGTCCGCATCGCCAAGACGACGGGAGACGTCATCTGA
- the rplN gene encoding 50S ribosomal protein L14 has translation MIQMQTNLEVADNSGARRVMCIKVLGGSKRRYASIGDTIVASVKEAIPRGRVKKGDVVRAIVVRTAKDIQRKDGSVIRFDKSAAVIVNKQNEPVGTRIFGPVPRELRAKNHMKIISLAPEVL, from the coding sequence ATGATCCAGATGCAAACTAACCTGGAAGTGGCCGATAATTCGGGCGCCCGCCGGGTCATGTGCATCAAGGTGTTGGGCGGCTCCAAGCGCCGCTACGCCTCGATCGGCGACACAATCGTCGCCTCCGTGAAGGAAGCCATTCCGCGCGGCCGTGTGAAGAAGGGCGACGTCGTTCGCGCCATCGTCGTGCGCACCGCCAAGGACATCCAACGCAAGGACGGCTCGGTCATCCGCTTTGACAAGTCGGCCGCCGTCATCGTCAACAAGCAGAACGAGCCTGTCGGCACGCGGATCTTCGGGCCGGTTCCTCGCGAACTGCGCGCCAAGAACCACATGAAGATCATCTCGCTGGCTCCGGAGGTCCTGTAA
- the rpsQ gene encoding 30S ribosomal protein S17 — protein MPKRILEGVVVSDKGEKTVVVKVERTLLHPLLKKTVRSSKKYHAHDEANALKVGDIARIVECAPKSKLKRWEVLSNASAS, from the coding sequence ATGCCCAAGCGAATTCTTGAAGGCGTGGTCGTGTCCGACAAGGGCGAGAAGACTGTCGTTGTGAAGGTGGAGCGCACCCTGCTTCACCCGCTTCTGAAGAAGACCGTCCGGTCGTCCAAGAAGTACCACGCGCACGACGAAGCCAACGCGCTCAAGGTCGGCGACATCGCTCGCATCGTCGAGTGCGCCCCCAAGTCCAAACTGAAGCGCTGGGAAGTTCTTTCCAACGCCTCCGCCTCGTAA
- the rpmC gene encoding 50S ribosomal protein L29 yields MTKIADLRSQTTDQLSDELLKLKKEQFNLRFQAATGQMEKTHRVGEVRKDIARISTLLREKRAAS; encoded by the coding sequence ATGACCAAGATCGCCGATCTGCGGTCGCAAACGACCGACCAACTGTCCGACGAGCTGCTGAAGCTCAAGAAGGAACAGTTCAACCTGCGCTTCCAGGCGGCCACCGGCCAAATGGAAAAGACTCACCGCGTTGGTGAAGTCCGCAAAGACATCGCTCGCATCTCGACGCTTCTGCGCGAGAAGCGTGCGGCCTCGTAA